A window of the Lolium perenne isolate Kyuss_39 chromosome 7, Kyuss_2.0, whole genome shotgun sequence genome harbors these coding sequences:
- the LOC127317255 gene encoding uncharacterized protein — MDAAGATAVDQAEGLPPPKTLVDWALQILDTADPDEKARLGDLAATQWLRGAIPLPYDPAQSSRALPDRPARSDAVRLLPPSRMPKLGKGGSAQSRLAMLHSLAHTESWAVDLSWDIVARFGAQLQMPREFFDDFARVAQDEGRHFVVLSARLRELGSHYGTLPAHDGLWDSAMSTSHCLLARLAVEHCVHEVSSSASVLCSLASCLYLLLIRVGIRTLIRIVMRKFALHCMYIELQALYTTKSS; from the coding sequence ATGGATGCTGCAGGAGCAACCGCCGTCGACCAAGCGGAGGGGCTGCCGCCGCCCAAGACGTTGGTTGACTGGGCGCTGCAGATCCTCGACACGGCCGACCCCGACGAGAAGGCCCGACTGGGCGACCTCGCCGCCACCCAGTGGTTGCGCGGCGCCATCCCGCTCCCCTACGACCCGGCGCAGTCCTCGCGGGCCCTGCCGGACCGCCCGGCGCGGAGCGATGCGGTGCGGCTGCTCCCGCCCTCCCGGATGCCGAAGCTGGGGAAGGGCGGCAGCGCGCAGAGCCGGCTGGCGATGCTGCACTCGCTGGCGCACACCGAGAGCTGGGCCGTCGACCTCTCCTGGGACATCGTCGCCCGCTTCGGCGCGCAGCTCCAAATGCCCCGCGAGTTCTTCGACGACTTCGCACGCGTCGCGCAGGACGAAGGGCGGCACTTCGTGGTGCTCTCCGCGCGGCTCAGGGAGCTCGGGTCGCACTACGGCACGCTCCCTGCGCACGACGGGCTCTGGGACTCGGCCATGAGCACGTCGCACTGCCTCCTCGCGCGCCTCGCCGTCGAACACTGCGTCCACGAGGTGAGCAGCTCTGCCTCTGTTCTCTGTAGTTTGGCCTCCTGCCTTTATTTACTGCTGATTCGCGTTGGCATCAGGACACTGATCCGTATAGTAATGCGAAAATTCGCTCTACACTGTATGTACATTGAGCTACAGGCTTTATATACAACTAAATCATCGTAA